A genomic region of Vibrio ziniensis contains the following coding sequences:
- a CDS encoding TetR/AcrR family transcriptional regulator: MAKDTLNGRQKVIEAAATMLALQGLRGISIREVTKFANAPLGSTYHNFPGGKYQIVTEAIIWAGDQAAQQLQTCLEMDKVQGINLFLSHWRTRLTKSQFRAGCPIVAAAIEAPQEEGAESVKEAVSQVFAKWQMLIANHLESLGHSSITAKTLALGIIASVEGAVVLCRGHQNTLALDAVLECVTKLVSCNFEQNPV; encoded by the coding sequence ATGGCAAAAGACACCTTAAATGGTCGACAGAAAGTCATTGAAGCAGCAGCAACCATGCTTGCATTGCAGGGTTTACGAGGGATCAGCATTCGAGAAGTGACTAAATTTGCTAATGCGCCTCTTGGGTCGACCTATCACAATTTTCCTGGAGGAAAATACCAAATTGTGACAGAAGCCATCATTTGGGCTGGCGATCAAGCTGCTCAACAACTGCAAACTTGCTTAGAAATGGACAAAGTACAAGGCATCAATCTGTTCCTGTCACACTGGCGAACTAGACTTACAAAATCGCAGTTTCGTGCAGGATGTCCAATTGTCGCTGCTGCAATAGAAGCGCCTCAGGAAGAGGGAGCTGAATCGGTTAAAGAAGCCGTTTCACAAGTATTTGCAAAGTGGCAAATGCTAATCGCAAACCACCTCGAATCTTTAGGGCATAGTTCCATTACGGCTAAAACTCTCGCATTGGGGATCATTGCGAGTGTTGAAGGAGCCGTCGTGTTATGTCGAGGACACCAGAATACTCTTGCTCTAGATGCCGTGTTGGAATGTGTTACTAAACTGGTTTCCTGCAACTTCGAACAG
- a CDS encoding alpha/beta hydrolase family protein, producing MESISFYTEDFYLIHGKLYPATGVIQGRIIVAGATAVPQEFYRRFAQFASEQGFETLTFDYRGIGASKPSTLKGFYMDLLDWGKKDLAAAIDYMSNDTAPVYVVGHSYGGHAFGLLPNHSKVSGFYVFGTGAGWHGYMPLTEQVKVLTMWHLVLPLLTWLKGYCAWSVLGMGEDLPKNAFTQWRYWCQFRHYFFDDPAMVGIEKFYQAVRTPIVAANALDDLWAMPASRDAFVQHYSNSELTKIDLSPSILGGEIGHMGYFRKNATPLWQQSLNWFKTLDKKDSTL from the coding sequence ATGGAATCGATATCTTTTTATACCGAAGATTTCTATCTCATTCATGGGAAATTGTATCCAGCAACTGGTGTAATACAAGGGAGAATCATCGTTGCTGGAGCTACCGCTGTCCCGCAAGAGTTCTATAGACGATTTGCTCAATTTGCTAGTGAGCAGGGTTTTGAAACCTTAACTTTTGACTATCGCGGGATTGGTGCATCCAAACCAAGCACATTAAAAGGTTTCTACATGGATTTGCTGGACTGGGGAAAGAAAGATTTGGCGGCCGCTATTGATTACATGAGCAACGATACTGCCCCCGTCTATGTAGTAGGTCATTCCTACGGCGGACATGCATTCGGGCTACTTCCAAATCATAGTAAAGTTTCCGGCTTTTACGTATTTGGGACTGGCGCAGGTTGGCATGGTTATATGCCGCTTACTGAACAAGTCAAAGTACTCACTATGTGGCACTTAGTCCTTCCTTTGCTAACGTGGTTAAAAGGCTATTGTGCATGGAGCGTACTTGGAATGGGTGAAGATTTACCCAAAAATGCGTTCACTCAGTGGCGATACTGGTGCCAGTTCCGACATTACTTTTTCGACGATCCAGCAATGGTTGGTATTGAAAAATTCTACCAAGCTGTGCGAACCCCTATAGTAGCAGCTAATGCTTTAGATGATTTGTGGGCAATGCCAGCGTCTCGTGATGCTTTCGTCCAACACTACAGCAATTCTGAATTAACAAAAATAGATCTCTCTCCTTCAATTTTGGGAGGGGAAATAGGACATATGGGTTACTTTAGGAAGAATGCAACACCACTTTGGCAACAAAGCTTAAATTGGTTCAAAACTCTAGACAAGAAAGACTCTACTCTATGA